The window GGGGATGCCCCGCCGGCGGCCCAGCACGGCCAGCTCGGCGGCAGAAACCGATTCCGTAAACCCGACGAGGCAGAAATTGCTGCGGTGGACCTTCAGGAGGAGTGCCGTTTCGTCGGTGATGGCCTTCTCGTAATCGGCCAGGCGCGTGCGGTTGGTGGTGCCCACCTCGACCAGGCGGGCGCCGCTTTCGGCCATGATGTCCGGCACGCGAAACGATCCGCCGATCTCCACCAGCTCGCCACGGGAGACGATCACCTCTTTGCCGGAAGCCAGCTCCCGCAGGGCAAGAAACACGGCGGCGGCGTTGTTGTTCACCACCATCGCCGCCTCGGCGCCGGTGAGGCGGCAGATCAACCCTTCCACCAGCGCGTGGCGCGACCCGCGCGTCCCCGTCTCCAGTTCAAGCTCCAGATTGGTGTACTGGCGTGCCGCCTGCGCCATCGCGTCCGCCGCCTCGGCCGCCAGTACAGCGCGGCCGAGGTTGGTGTGCAGCACGATGCCCGTGCCGTTGATAACCGGGCGAAGGCGGGGCGTCGCCAGGTCGCGCAGGGCAGCGACGCAGGCGTCCACCACCTCCTCCCGCGTGACGACCGTGCGCGCCCCGCTTTGCAGTTCCTCGCGCAGGGCGGCGATCGTCTCCTGGATGACGCGCGTGGCGTGGGCGCGGCCGATTCCCCAGGCCTCGCACGCGCGGACGACCGCCGGATCGGCCAACATCTGGTGAACGGCCGGCAGCGACCGCAAGCGCTCGTGTAGGGACGACACGGTTCGTTCCCCCTTCCCCGGGGTTTTCCGGCGTTTGGGTATCGCGTCTCCATTGTAGAAAAACGGGAACGGGAGCGCAAACGAAACGCCCCGCTCGGGCGAAGCGGGGCGTTTCGCGGAATCGGCTGTGGGGAAGATCAGCTGGAGCCTTCCACCGAGGCGTTGTCGATTTGCTGGGCCAGGTAGGCGGAGACGGAACCCGTCGGCGTGTACGCGGGGCCAAAAACCGGGCTGCCTCCCACTTGCGGTTGACCCACCGCGGGTTGACCGCCGAAGGAGGACGGTTGGCCCAGCGGCCCGCCGGGCTGGAACAGTGACTGCACCGACGGCGTAAACGCGCCGACTTGGCCGATCTGGCCGGTGAAGGGCTGCGCCGCGATGCCGGACA is drawn from Calditerricola satsumensis and contains these coding sequences:
- the selA gene encoding L-seryl-tRNA(Sec) selenium transferase — its product is MSSLHERLRSLPAVHQMLADPAVVRACEAWGIGRAHATRVIQETIAALREELQSGARTVVTREEVVDACVAALRDLATPRLRPVINGTGIVLHTNLGRAVLAAEAADAMAQAARQYTNLELELETGTRGSRHALVEGLICRLTGAEAAMVVNNNAAAVFLALRELASGKEVIVSRGELVEIGGSFRVPDIMAESGARLVEVGTTNRTRLADYEKAITDETALLLKVHRSNFCLVGFTESVSAAELAVLGRRRGIPVYEDLGSGVLFDLRPFGIGNEPTVQDSLRAGVALVSFSGDKLLGGPQAGILAGRRDLIRRLKRHPLARALRCDKFTLAALEATLRLYLDPERAKARIPTLRMLLATPSEIAARARRYVAEIARYYPGNVELVDDRSEAGGGSLPGVALPTVAVAFSPHPDWPAHRLERRFRLGDPPVLGRVQEDRFLLDFRTIRDEEIPALVARTRELLTSGRDASPHP